The proteins below are encoded in one region of Halalkalicoccus jeotgali B3:
- the ncsA gene encoding tRNA 2-thiolation protein NcsA, with protein sequence MECTKCDREAVMHAAYSGAHLCETHFCESVDRRVRKRIREDSLLSDAATPEDPETWVIGLSGGKDSVVLTHVLHETFAQDPRVEIVGLTIHEGIEGYRDKSLDACVELADEIGIRHEVVSYAEEFGVRMDDVVEDDPENMAACAYCGVFRRDVLSRYAERLDADKLLTGHNLDDEAQTALMNFLEGDVAQIAKHFDASLGGFGDETGGSNGRNNDGTRAESDEFVPRAKPLRDVPEKEVALYAHLKDLPAHITECPHSSEAYRGEIQRLLYDLEENHPGTRHSIMAGYEELGEIVSHEYDDRSADLRECDRCGSATTREICRKCSLLSAIEAV encoded by the coding sequence ATGGAGTGTACGAAGTGCGACCGCGAGGCGGTCATGCACGCGGCGTACTCCGGAGCACACCTCTGTGAAACCCACTTCTGTGAGTCGGTCGATCGGCGGGTCAGAAAGCGGATCCGGGAGGACTCGCTGCTGTCGGACGCGGCGACCCCCGAGGACCCCGAGACGTGGGTGATCGGTCTCTCCGGGGGAAAAGACAGCGTCGTCCTCACACACGTCCTCCACGAGACGTTCGCACAGGACCCCCGCGTGGAGATCGTCGGACTGACGATCCACGAAGGAATCGAGGGCTATCGCGATAAGAGTCTGGACGCCTGTGTCGAACTCGCCGACGAGATAGGAATTCGCCACGAGGTCGTCAGCTACGCCGAGGAGTTCGGCGTGCGCATGGACGACGTCGTAGAGGACGACCCCGAGAACATGGCCGCCTGTGCATACTGTGGCGTGTTCCGCCGGGACGTCCTCTCGCGGTACGCCGAAAGGCTAGACGCCGATAAACTGCTGACGGGCCACAACCTCGACGACGAAGCCCAGACCGCCTTGATGAACTTCTTGGAGGGTGACGTCGCCCAGATCGCCAAACACTTCGACGCCTCGCTGGGCGGGTTCGGGGACGAAACAGGAGGATCGAACGGGCGAAACAACGACGGAACACGGGCGGAAAGCGACGAGTTCGTCCCCCGGGCAAAACCCCTGCGGGACGTCCCCGAGAAGGAGGTCGCGCTCTATGCCCATCTGAAGGACTTGCCGGCTCACATCACCGAGTGTCCCCATTCGAGCGAGGCCTACCGGGGCGAGATCCAACGCTTGCTCTACGATCTGGAGGAGAACCACCCCGGGACGCGCCACTCGATCATGGCCGGCTACGAGGAGTTAGGAGAGATCGTCTCCCACGAGTACGACGACCGGAGTGCCGATCTGCGCGAGTGTGATCGGTGTGGATCGGCGACGACGCGCGAGATCTGCCGGAAGTGCTCGCTGCTTTCGGCGATCGAGGCGGTGTAA
- a CDS encoding aldo/keto reductase gives MRQRPLGRTGWTVSEIGLGTWQVGSDWGDVSDEEGRRAIHAALDAGVDFIDTADVYGDGRSERHIATVLEEREEEPVVATKAGRRLSPHEADGYTEENLREFVDRSRENLAVETIDLLQLHCPPTEAYYRPETVDALDTLVSEGRIGEYGVSVERVEEGLKAIEYPGVQTVQIIFNPFRQRPAELFFREAERRDIGVIVRVPLASGLLTGTIDADDQFPEGDHRNYNREGEAFDRGETFAGVPLEDGVEAVEELERVVPEDATMAQFALRWILSFDAVSTVIPGSTSTEHIEQNVAAADLPAPDDAQHRAVRDVYERHIAPAVHHRW, from the coding sequence ATGCGACAGCGCCCGCTCGGACGCACCGGTTGGACCGTCTCGGAGATCGGCCTCGGCACCTGGCAGGTCGGCTCCGATTGGGGCGACGTCTCCGACGAGGAAGGGCGGCGCGCGATCCACGCCGCCCTCGACGCCGGCGTCGACTTCATCGACACGGCCGACGTCTACGGCGACGGCCGCAGCGAACGGCACATCGCGACTGTCCTCGAGGAACGCGAGGAGGAGCCGGTCGTCGCCACCAAGGCCGGTCGCCGGCTCTCGCCACACGAGGCCGACGGCTACACCGAAGAGAACCTGAGAGAGTTCGTCGACCGGAGCCGGGAGAACCTCGCCGTCGAGACGATCGACCTGCTCCAACTGCACTGCCCGCCCACCGAGGCCTACTACCGACCGGAGACCGTCGACGCGCTCGATACCCTCGTCTCCGAGGGCCGGATCGGCGAGTACGGCGTCAGCGTCGAACGGGTCGAGGAGGGGCTGAAGGCCATCGAGTACCCCGGCGTCCAGACGGTCCAGATCATCTTCAATCCGTTCCGCCAGCGCCCCGCCGAACTGTTCTTCCGCGAGGCTGAGCGCCGCGACATCGGCGTGATCGTGCGCGTGCCCCTGGCCTCGGGCCTGTTGACCGGAACCATCGACGCCGACGACCAGTTCCCCGAGGGCGACCACCGCAACTACAACCGCGAGGGCGAGGCGTTCGACCGCGGCGAGACGTTCGCGGGCGTCCCCCTCGAAGACGGCGTCGAGGCCGTCGAGGAACTCGAACGGGTCGTCCCCGAGGACGCGACCATGGCGCAGTTCGCGCTGCGCTGGATCCTGAGCTTCGACGCCGTCAGCACGGTGATCCCCGGCTCGACGAGCACCGAGCACATCGAACAGAACGTCGCGGCGGCCGACCTCCCGGCGCCCGATGACGCACAACACCGGGCGGTTCGGGACGTCTACGAACGCCACATCGCGCCGGCGGTTCACCACCGCTGGTAG
- the ftsZ gene encoding cell division protein FtsZ translates to MQDIVRDALDNAEAEQERKRELGEADDFGDPRIVIVGCGGAGNNTVNRLYNIGVEGAETVAINTDKQHLQMIEADTKILVGKSLTQGLGAGGDPEMGERATEMATGTVEEVLGDADLVFVTAGMGGGTGTGAAPVVSKIAKSQGAIVVGMVSTPFNVERARTVKAEEGLEKLRNEADSIIVLDNNRLLDYVPNLPIGKAFSVMDQIIAETVKGIAETITQPSLINLDYADMTAIMNQGGVAVMLVGETQDKNKTDEVVRDAMNHPLLDVDYRGASGGLVHITGGPDLTLKEAEGIADNITERLEASANVIWGARIQEEYKGKVRVMAIMTGVQSAQILGPSTQKQADRSRASINGQQVDTGAQSDGGRDEREKNNGLDVIR, encoded by the coding sequence ATGCAGGACATCGTCCGCGACGCGCTCGATAACGCCGAGGCAGAGCAGGAACGAAAGCGCGAACTCGGCGAGGCCGATGATTTCGGCGACCCTCGTATCGTGATCGTCGGCTGTGGCGGTGCCGGCAACAACACCGTCAACCGCCTCTACAACATCGGCGTCGAGGGTGCCGAGACGGTCGCGATCAACACCGACAAACAGCACCTCCAGATGATCGAGGCCGACACCAAGATCCTCGTGGGCAAGTCCCTCACGCAGGGGCTCGGTGCCGGTGGCGACCCCGAGATGGGCGAACGCGCCACCGAGATGGCTACGGGCACCGTCGAGGAAGTACTGGGCGACGCCGACCTCGTGTTCGTTACCGCCGGTATGGGCGGCGGCACCGGAACCGGCGCTGCGCCCGTCGTCTCGAAGATCGCAAAGAGCCAGGGCGCCATCGTCGTGGGCATGGTCTCGACGCCCTTTAACGTCGAGCGTGCACGCACAGTAAAAGCCGAGGAAGGCCTCGAGAAGTTGCGCAACGAGGCCGACTCGATCATCGTGCTCGACAACAACCGCCTGCTCGATTACGTCCCGAACCTCCCGATCGGAAAGGCCTTTTCGGTGATGGACCAGATCATCGCCGAGACGGTCAAGGGGATCGCCGAGACGATCACCCAGCCCTCCCTGATCAACCTCGATTATGCCGACATGACCGCGATCATGAACCAGGGCGGCGTCGCGGTGATGCTCGTCGGCGAGACCCAGGACAAGAACAAGACCGACGAGGTGGTCCGGGACGCGATGAACCACCCGCTTCTGGACGTCGACTATCGTGGCGCTTCGGGTGGGCTGGTCCACATCACCGGTGGCCCGGACCTCACCCTGAAGGAGGCCGAAGGCATCGCCGACAACATCACCGAGCGCCTCGAGGCCAGCGCGAACGTCATCTGGGGCGCGCGCATTCAGGAGGAGTACAAGGGCAAGGTGCGGGTGATGGCCATCATGACGGGCGTCCAGAGCGCCCAGATCCTCGGGCCGAGCACACAGAAACAGGCCGACCGCTCGCGTGCCTCGATCAACGGCCAGCAGGTCGACACCGGCGCTCAGAGCGACGGCGGGCGGGACGAACGCGAGAAAAACAACGGGCTGGACGTCATTCGCTGA
- a CDS encoding ribbon-helix-helix domain-containing protein, which yields MERVTLRIPEQQIEEVERMVETGQFPNRSEAIRAAVREMLDERGVSQDTQGSDRTWAKV from the coding sequence ATGGAACGTGTGACACTACGAATTCCCGAACAACAGATCGAGGAGGTCGAACGGATGGTCGAAACGGGGCAGTTCCCCAACCGCAGCGAGGCGATTCGCGCCGCGGTACGGGAGATGCTCGACGAACGGGGTGTAAGCCAGGACACCCAAGGCTCCGACCGCACGTGGGCAAAGGTGTAA
- a CDS encoding double zinc ribbon domain-containing protein: protein MSKITFRADDDLVARIEAMDASKSEVMRKALRAYLESPAAEPTASDSLDALITDRIDSRITDRLDEQSAPGVNVTVTVEDDRPRSDGESAQTPQTHGSDAAERPPDVHCVQCGELVDADHVYCPNCGEKAADPASCECGVELRTDWAFCPSCGRRTPAADVLDP from the coding sequence ATGAGCAAGATCACGTTTCGCGCGGACGACGACCTCGTCGCACGCATCGAGGCCATGGACGCCTCGAAGAGCGAGGTCATGCGCAAAGCGCTTCGCGCGTACCTCGAGTCCCCCGCCGCCGAACCGACGGCGTCGGATTCGCTCGATGCGCTCATCACCGATCGGATCGACTCCCGGATCACGGACCGTCTCGACGAGCAGTCCGCTCCGGGCGTAAACGTCACTGTGACGGTCGAGGACGACCGTCCCCGTTCCGATGGAGAGTCGGCGCAAACGCCGCAAACGCACGGATCCGATGCGGCCGAGCGTCCCCCGGACGTCCACTGTGTGCAGTGTGGTGAACTCGTCGACGCCGATCACGTCTACTGTCCGAACTGTGGCGAGAAGGCCGCTGACCCCGCTTCATGCGAGTGTGGAGTCGAACTGCGGACCGACTGGGCGTTCTGTCCGAGCTGCGGCCGTCGGACACCGGCCGCCGATGTCCTCGATCCGTAG
- a CDS encoding type IV pilin, whose protein sequence is MSLKTLTHKVRGLCSGEDRGVSPVIGVILMVAITVILAAVIGAFVLGLGDDLGENPQASISTSNGNVTVDSLGNADGIAITDDSNSVQTTIESTGGSDTIDDGDTRVWVYIGDTPADGENMDEYNGDAQLMESDLS, encoded by the coding sequence ATGAGCTTGAAAACACTCACACACAAGGTCCGCGGCCTCTGCAGCGGCGAGGACCGCGGCGTATCGCCCGTGATCGGCGTCATCCTGATGGTCGCTATCACCGTGATCCTCGCGGCCGTCATCGGGGCGTTCGTCCTCGGCTTAGGTGATGACCTAGGCGAGAATCCGCAAGCAAGTATTAGTACCAGTAATGGGAACGTGACCGTGGATAGTCTCGGTAATGCAGATGGAATCGCGATTACTGATGATTCCAACAGTGTGCAGACAACGATAGAGAGTACAGGAGGGAGTGATACGATCGACGATGGAGATACCAGAGTTTGGGTCTATATTGGAGATACACCTGCGGATGGTGAAAATATGGACGAGTACAATGGTGATGCACAGCTAATGGAATCTGATCTTAGCTAG
- a CDS encoding M24 family metallopeptidase, whose protein sequence is MATRLPNEEFDARLETVRRRIARSEHDAGVWFDATSIEYLTGFAHVQTERPVVLGLTDERCELVVPRLEVERCEDNPRIDRVHSYFDYPGGHPMETVVEMLREMGVESVLADADGAPGVMGYEGPALSASLGVETQSWVPRMRWEKSSAEIDLIRESAKWANLGHRYLAECTEPGAHPATVSQRASMEASRAMLDTLGERFVERVRASGPVQAGYISARETALPHGHTPNQRLREGDVLITGASANVDGYRSELERTMFVGHYTDEQAHYFEVMLEAQDIAIEALGPGVPLADVDEAVWSYFEEQGLTDLARHHVGHNIGLGAHEPPYIDRGWAAHCEAEATGYGESDAVMRPGHVYTIEPGIYTETEGYRHSDTIAITEEGTESLTYFPRDLESNVIR, encoded by the coding sequence ATGGCGACACGGCTTCCCAACGAGGAGTTCGACGCGCGACTCGAAACCGTCCGCAGGCGGATCGCCCGGAGCGAGCACGACGCGGGCGTCTGGTTCGACGCGACCAGCATCGAGTACCTCACCGGCTTCGCGCACGTCCAGACCGAACGCCCCGTCGTCCTCGGCCTCACCGACGAGCGCTGTGAACTGGTCGTGCCCCGACTGGAGGTCGAGCGATGCGAGGACAACCCGCGGATCGACCGGGTCCACAGCTACTTCGACTATCCGGGCGGGCACCCGATGGAGACCGTCGTCGAAATGCTCCGGGAGATGGGCGTCGAGTCGGTGCTGGCGGACGCCGACGGCGCACCGGGCGTCATGGGCTACGAGGGGCCCGCCCTCTCGGCGTCTCTCGGGGTCGAAACCCAGTCGTGGGTCCCGCGGATGCGCTGGGAGAAGTCGTCGGCCGAGATCGATCTGATTCGGGAGTCCGCGAAATGGGCGAACCTCGGCCATCGCTATCTCGCCGAGTGCACCGAACCCGGCGCTCACCCCGCGACGGTGAGCCAGCGCGCCTCGATGGAGGCGTCCAGAGCCATGCTCGATACCCTCGGCGAGCGGTTCGTCGAGCGGGTGCGGGCAAGCGGGCCGGTACAGGCGGGCTACATTAGCGCCCGCGAGACCGCCCTGCCCCACGGCCATACACCCAACCAACGGCTGCGCGAGGGCGACGTCCTGATCACGGGTGCGAGCGCGAACGTCGACGGCTATCGCTCGGAACTCGAACGCACCATGTTCGTCGGCCATTATACGGACGAACAGGCCCACTATTTCGAGGTGATGCTCGAGGCACAAGACATCGCCATCGAGGCGCTCGGGCCGGGTGTCCCGCTCGCGGACGTCGACGAGGCGGTGTGGAGCTACTTCGAGGAGCAGGGACTCACCGACCTCGCCCGGCACCACGTCGGCCACAACATCGGGCTTGGGGCCCACGAACCGCCCTACATCGACCGGGGGTGGGCCGCCCACTGCGAGGCGGAGGCGACGGGCTACGGGGAGTCGGACGCCGTGATGCGACCCGGACACGTCTATACGATCGAACCGGGGATCTACACCGAAACCGAGGGCTATCGTCACTCGGATACGATTGCGATCACCGAGGAGGGCACCGAGTCCCTCACCTACTTCCCGCGGGATCTCGAATCGAACGTGATCCGCTGA
- a CDS encoding HAD family hydrolase, which produces MAVSFDLFGTLVRAPKPADPARAIAAELESRGVEVPDDWEVAYRTPWIDAPEGAEVPLPAHVARALSARGVSVPENAARRAVIAAFDPDVERREGAVEAIAAAREYGPVGLLSNCSVPELVSRTLIRAGLRGEFDAVVTSVGCGWRKPDPKAFKAVAAELDVPVADLVHVGDSPDADGGIEACGGRAILLDRVALPAVPERLAER; this is translated from the coding sequence GTGGCAGTCTCGTTCGACCTCTTCGGCACGCTCGTTCGTGCCCCCAAACCCGCCGACCCGGCGCGGGCGATCGCCGCCGAACTCGAATCGCGGGGCGTCGAGGTTCCCGACGACTGGGAGGTGGCCTATCGCACCCCGTGGATCGACGCGCCCGAGGGCGCGGAGGTACCCTTACCGGCCCACGTCGCGCGGGCACTTTCGGCCCGCGGGGTCTCGGTCCCCGAAAACGCGGCCCGACGCGCCGTGATCGCGGCGTTTGACCCCGACGTCGAGCGTCGCGAGGGGGCCGTGGAGGCCATCGCGGCGGCTCGCGAGTACGGTCCCGTCGGCCTGCTCTCGAACTGCAGCGTGCCCGAACTCGTCTCTCGGACCCTGATCCGCGCCGGCCTGCGCGGGGAGTTCGACGCGGTCGTCACGAGCGTGGGCTGTGGCTGGCGCAAACCCGATCCGAAGGCGTTCAAGGCCGTCGCCGCCGAACTCGACGTGCCCGTCGCGGACCTCGTCCACGTCGGGGATTCGCCGGATGCCGACGGCGGAATCGAGGCCTGCGGGGGCCGGGCGATACTGCTCGATCGAGTTGCGCTCCCGGCGGTTCCCGAGCGCCTCGCAGAGCGATGA
- the cbiB gene encoding adenosylcobinamide-phosphate synthase CbiB, whose translation MSDALVALALAVGLELAMGEPPTTAHPVAWFGRLVGRADRAWSRPRTAGLAVAIALPVLAAGVVVGAVALAGGVHHLVGALAAGTLLFVSTSLRMLLDVARTVIAESEHDPVRARESVRALAGRDATDLSAGEIRSAAVESAAENLADGLVAPLGAFAVLAPVSLSLAAGAATWVKAVNTLDSMLGYPEKPHGTASARLDDAVMWLPARASALLLALVSGRPYALVRAAEWARAPPSPNSGWPMATLSSVLDVRLEKPGVYVLNSSRGLPTVAEARRGVRTVALAGALAYLLAGVFAWS comes from the coding sequence ATGAGCGACGCGCTCGTGGCGCTCGCGCTCGCGGTCGGCCTCGAACTCGCGATGGGAGAGCCACCTACGACGGCCCACCCCGTCGCGTGGTTCGGCCGACTCGTCGGGCGGGCGGATCGGGCGTGGTCCCGTCCCCGCACGGCGGGACTCGCCGTCGCCATCGCGTTGCCCGTGCTGGCGGCGGGGGTGGTCGTCGGGGCAGTCGCGCTCGCGGGCGGCGTCCATCACCTCGTGGGGGCCCTCGCCGCCGGAACCCTCCTGTTCGTCTCGACGAGCCTGCGGATGTTGCTGGACGTGGCGCGGACGGTGATCGCCGAAAGCGAACACGATCCCGTACGAGCGCGCGAGTCGGTTCGCGCGCTCGCCGGACGGGACGCGACGGACCTCTCAGCCGGCGAGATACGGAGCGCCGCCGTCGAGAGCGCCGCGGAGAACCTCGCGGACGGGCTAGTGGCACCCCTCGGCGCGTTCGCGGTTCTCGCCCCGGTCTCGCTGTCGCTCGCGGCGGGTGCGGCGACGTGGGTCAAGGCGGTCAACACGCTCGATTCCATGCTCGGCTATCCCGAGAAGCCCCACGGCACTGCGAGCGCTCGCCTCGACGACGCCGTGATGTGGCTGCCTGCCCGCGCGAGCGCCCTCCTGCTCGCACTGGTCAGCGGGCGCCCGTACGCGCTCGTCCGGGCCGCCGAGTGGGCGCGCGCGCCGCCCTCGCCCAACTCGGGGTGGCCGATGGCGACCCTGTCGAGCGTCCTCGACGTCCGCCTCGAAAAGCCGGGCGTCTACGTCCTGAACTCCTCGCGGGGGCTGCCGACGGTTGCCGAGGCGCGCCGCGGGGTCCGGACCGTCGCGCTCGCGGGCGCGCTTGCGTACCTGCTCGCAGGGGTGTTCGCGTGGTCCTAA
- the cobS gene encoding adenosylcobinamide-GDP ribazoletransferase, which yields MVLNALRGALGFLTRLPVGRDERAWEAFRRTPTAFPLAGYPVGALLAVPLLVPGPSPTVAFAFLLGVYLLTGINHADGVADLGDAAVVHGGPEKRRDAMHDTTTGVGAILALGTVLVGLALAGLALAALPLAVAAGIVLAAEVGAKFGIALLCCLGDPAHEGLGSQFADHAPRALLGPLAATLPVAVLSLPAFASVCGAGLAAVVVGRWANRRLGGVSGDVLGAANEIGRVLALHAGVIAWTLW from the coding sequence GTGGTCCTAAACGCGCTCCGGGGGGCGCTCGGGTTTCTGACCCGCCTGCCGGTCGGCCGGGACGAACGCGCGTGGGAGGCGTTTCGCCGGACGCCGACCGCGTTCCCGCTCGCGGGCTATCCCGTGGGGGCACTGCTCGCCGTCCCCCTGCTCGTTCCAGGCCCGTCCCCGACCGTCGCGTTCGCGTTCCTTCTGGGGGTCTACCTCCTCACCGGGATCAACCACGCCGACGGCGTCGCGGATCTGGGCGACGCGGCGGTCGTCCACGGGGGGCCGGAGAAACGACGGGACGCCATGCACGACACCACCACCGGCGTCGGCGCGATCCTCGCGCTGGGAACCGTCCTCGTGGGCCTGGCGCTCGCAGGACTGGCGCTGGCGGCGCTCCCGCTCGCGGTCGCCGCCGGGATCGTCCTTGCGGCCGAGGTCGGCGCGAAGTTCGGGATTGCGCTGCTTTGCTGTCTCGGCGACCCGGCCCACGAGGGGCTGGGCTCGCAGTTCGCCGACCACGCGCCGCGGGCGCTTCTCGGTCCGCTGGCCGCGACCCTTCCAGTAGCGGTCCTCTCGCTACCGGCGTTCGCGAGCGTCTGTGGGGCGGGACTCGCGGCCGTCGTCGTCGGCCGGTGGGCCAACCGCCGACTGGGCGGGGTCAGCGGCGACGTACTGGGCGCGGCGAACGAGATCGGACGGGTCCTCGCGCTGCACGCGGGGGTGATCGCGTGGACGCTCTGGTGA
- a CDS encoding GTP--adenosylcobinamide-phosphate guanylyltransferase, producing the protein MCGGRGTRLEMGEKPLVEVGRKAMVDRVIGAVSPVVGTVHAAPSPHTPETRAHLAGRVPLVGTPGEGYVEDLTAALAVIGRPVLTVTADLPLLRPADVRAALDAYGSGSLTVGVPAERKRELGVSVDTSFEHEGREIAPTGLNVVGDHGEAVRVLDRIGLAVNVNTCSDLEVASAVISERF; encoded by the coding sequence ATGTGTGGCGGGCGGGGGACCCGACTCGAGATGGGCGAAAAGCCGCTGGTCGAGGTCGGCAGAAAGGCGATGGTCGACCGGGTGATCGGGGCCGTCTCGCCGGTCGTCGGGACCGTCCACGCCGCGCCCTCCCCCCACACCCCCGAGACGCGGGCGCACCTCGCGGGCCGGGTCCCGCTCGTCGGGACGCCCGGCGAGGGCTACGTCGAGGACCTCACGGCGGCGCTCGCGGTGATCGGACGCCCGGTCCTGACGGTCACGGCGGACCTGCCGCTTCTCCGGCCGGCGGACGTACGGGCCGCACTCGACGCCTATGGATCGGGCTCGCTGACGGTGGGCGTACCCGCCGAGCGAAAGCGCGAACTGGGCGTCAGCGTCGATACGAGCTTCGAACACGAGGGTCGCGAGATCGCGCCGACCGGGCTGAACGTGGTCGGGGACCACGGGGAGGCGGTCCGGGTGCTCGACCGGATCGGCCTCGCGGTCAACGTCAACACATGCTCTGATTTGGAAGTCGCTTCGGCTGTCATTTCCGAACGCTTCTAA
- a CDS encoding aminotransferase class I/II-fold pyridoxal phosphate-dependent enzyme, with translation MKPDAIEGARRVPHGGCTDPGITDFSANINPRIPSGIAGVYEGALMQSKRYPADDYPEYRTVAGEYVGCPPEDIVPTPGGLAGIRLALATSVSCDDSVLVPAPSFGEYAREVELQGGVVERVPHDEILRTDPSDHAMAIVCNPNNPTGTVYESGDLLDFLARCRHADTTLLVDEAFLGFTDRPSMAGQRGAIVARSLTKLFGLPGLRAGFLVASGAPGERLKNARRTWNLSTPAVAVGAHCMAQREFVTETRERVRTERERLVAALDGEYDVSPSEAPFLLLETGERAVDRVIERVALEDMTVRDARTFRGLDSHVRVAIRTPEENDRLLDALLDV, from the coding sequence ATGAAGCCGGACGCTATCGAGGGGGCGCGGCGCGTACCACACGGGGGTTGTACCGATCCGGGGATCACCGACTTCAGCGCGAACATCAACCCACGGATCCCATCCGGAATCGCGGGCGTCTACGAAGGGGCGTTGATGCAGTCGAAACGCTACCCGGCCGACGACTACCCCGAATATCGGACTGTCGCCGGCGAGTACGTCGGCTGTCCGCCCGAGGACATCGTCCCCACACCGGGCGGGCTCGCGGGGATCAGACTGGCGCTCGCGACGAGCGTCTCCTGTGATGACTCCGTGCTCGTCCCGGCCCCGAGTTTCGGCGAGTACGCCCGCGAGGTCGAACTTCAGGGAGGTGTCGTCGAGCGTGTCCCCCACGACGAGATCCTCCGGACCGACCCGAGCGACCACGCGATGGCGATCGTCTGTAACCCGAACAACCCGACCGGGACGGTCTACGAGTCCGGCGATCTGCTGGATTTCCTCGCGCGCTGTCGGCACGCCGACACCACCTTGCTCGTCGACGAGGCGTTTCTCGGGTTCACCGACCGGCCCTCGATGGCGGGCCAGCGCGGCGCGATCGTCGCCCGGTCGCTCACCAAACTCTTCGGGCTCCCGGGCCTCCGGGCGGGGTTTCTGGTCGCCTCCGGCGCTCCGGGTGAGCGCCTCAAGAACGCCCGGCGGACCTGGAACCTCTCGACGCCGGCGGTGGCGGTCGGTGCCCACTGCATGGCCCAGCGGGAGTTCGTCACCGAAACCCGAGAGCGCGTCCGAACCGAGCGCGAACGGCTGGTCGCGGCCCTCGACGGCGAGTACGACGTCAGCCCCTCGGAGGCACCGTTCCTCCTGCTCGAAACGGGCGAGCGCGCGGTCGACCGGGTGATCGAGCGCGTCGCACTCGAGGACATGACCGTCCGGGACGCCCGCACGTTTCGGGGCCTCGATTCGCACGTCAGGGTCGCGATCAGGACCCCTGAGGAGAACGACCGGCTGCTCGACGCGCTGCTGGATGTTTGA
- a CDS encoding adenosylcobinamide amidohydrolase — translation MFETRVREGVLQVEREGTRWLSTGWDGGPSEGAVAYNVSVPEGWDETDLAAYVDARCERAGFERPGPALLTGVDLEHARRARYGSVEAIATAGVSNPAGLPMEPSGEPSVPAGEGVGTVNLIVGTTRALAPGALANLVAITAEAKAATLLERAGAPGTTTDAVIAACDPAGERVAFTGSATPVGAATRACVREAVAASLDSRYADRALPTVAEAEYGVETTERAAVSTIGDRTGEVGSR, via the coding sequence ATGTTTGAGACGCGGGTCCGCGAGGGCGTCCTGCAGGTCGAACGCGAGGGGACCCGATGGCTCAGCACCGGCTGGGACGGGGGCCCCTCGGAAGGCGCGGTGGCGTACAACGTCTCGGTGCCCGAGGGGTGGGACGAGACCGACCTCGCGGCGTACGTCGATGCGCGGTGCGAGCGGGCAGGCTTCGAGCGGCCGGGACCGGCGCTTCTGACCGGCGTCGACCTCGAACACGCCCGGAGAGCGCGCTATGGCTCCGTGGAAGCGATCGCCACGGCGGGCGTCTCGAACCCAGCCGGGCTGCCGATGGAGCCCTCCGGCGAGCCGAGCGTGCCCGCCGGGGAGGGCGTCGGCACCGTCAACCTGATCGTCGGAACGACCCGTGCCCTGGCGCCGGGGGCGCTCGCGAACCTCGTTGCCATCACAGCGGAGGCCAAGGCCGCGACCCTCTTAGAGCGGGCGGGCGCCCCGGGGACGACCACCGACGCGGTGATCGCGGCCTGTGACCCCGCCGGTGAGCGCGTCGCGTTCACCGGGAGCGCCACGCCGGTAGGAGCCGCAACCCGCGCCTGCGTGCGGGAAGCAGTGGCCGCAAGCCTCGACTCGCGCTACGCCGACCGGGCACTCCCCACCGTCGCGGAGGCCGAGTACGGTGTCGAGACCACGGAACGCGCCGCGGTCAGTACGATAGGGGACCGAACCGGCGAAGTGGGTTCACGATAA